From Kitasatospora sp. MAP12-44:
ATGCGGTCGGCGGGGATCCGGACGTTGTCCAGGTAGACCTCGCGGGTCGGCGAGCCCTTGATGCCGAGCTTCTTCTCCGGTGCGCCGAAGGAGACGCCCTCGTCGCCCTTCTCGACCACGAAGGCCGAGATGCCCTTGGAGCGCTTCTCGGGGTCGGTGACCGCCATGACGGTGTAGAACTCGGAGACGCCCGCGTTGGTGATCCAGCGCTTGACGCCGTTGAGCACCCAGAAGTCGCCGTCGCGCACCGCGCGGGTCTTCATACCGGCGGCGTCCGAACCGGCGTCCGGCTCGGAGAGGCAGTACGAGAACATGCCCTCGCCGCGGGCCAGCGCGCCCAGGTACTTCTGCTTCAGCTCCTCGGAGCCGGAGAGCTGCACCGGCAGCGAGCCGAGCTTGTTGACCGCGGGGATGAGCGAGGACGAGGCGCAGACCCGGGCGATCTCCTCGATCACGATCACGGTGGCCAGCGCGTCCGCGCCGGCGCCGCCGTACACCTCCGGGACGTGCACCGCGTGCAGGTCGTTGGCCTGCAGGGCGTCCAGCGCCTCCTGCGGGAAGCGGCTGTGCTCGTCGACGTCAGCCGCGAAGGGGGCGATCTTGGCCTCGGCCAGCGAGCGCACCGCCTCCCGGAGCATGTCGTGCTCCTCCGAGAGACGGAAGAGGTCGAAGTCCGAACTGCTCGCCATGGTCTATTGCCCCTTTGGTCAACACCGTTAACTACCGTTAAGTAGATCCTAATTCTAGGCCCGCGCCCTGCCTAGACCGGACGTGACATGCACGACACGGTATCCACCGAGGTTCCCGGTAGATCGGCCTACGACGGAAGTCGGTCGATACCGAGCGGATACCATCAGCTCCTGACTCGTCCTAACCCTCAAAGGGGAAGTCCGTGGCCCTGCGCATCTCGGTGATCGGTACCGGCTATCTCGGCGCCACTCACGCCGCTTGCCTCGCGGAACTGGGCTTCGAGGTGCTGGGGATGGACATCGACCCCGAGAAGCTCGCCTCGCTCGCCGCCGGCCATGTGCCGATGTATGAGCCCGGGCTCTCCGAGCTGCTGCTCAAGCACGTCGTGGGACACCAGGGTTCGACCGGGCGGCTGCGCTTCACGGACTCCTCCCAGGAGGTCGCCGAGTTCGCCGACGTCCATTTCATCTGCACCAACACCCCGCAGAAGAAGGGGGAGTTCGCCGCCGACATGAGTTATGTCGACCTGGCGGTGGACTCGTTGGCGCCACATCTGACCCGGCCCACCCTGGTGGTCGGCAAGTCCACCGTCCCGGTGGGCAGTGCGAGCCGGCTGCTGGAGCGGCTGCAGGCGCTGGCACCGGCCGGAGAGGGCGTCGAACTGGCCTGGAACCCGGAGTTCCTGCGCGAGGGCTTCGCGGTCGGCGACACCCTGCACCCCGACCGGATCGTGGTCGGCGTGCGCGACGGCGGCCGGGCCGAGGAGCTGCTGCGCCAGGTGTACGCGACGCCGATGGCCGACGGCGTGCCGCTGGTGGTCACCGACTTCGCCACCGCCGAGCTGGTCAAGGCCGCCGCCAACTCCTTCCTGGCGACCAAGATCTCCTTCATCAACGCGATGGCCGAGGTCTGCGAGAGCGCGGGCGCGGACGTCAACCAGCTGAGCAAGGCGCTCTCCTACGACGAGCGGATCGGCGGACGGTTCCTGCAGGCCGGGCTCGGCTTCGGCGGCGGCTGCCTGCCCAAGGACATCCGGGCCTTCATGGCGCGGGCCGGCGAACTGGGCGCGGATCAGGCGCTGACCTTCCTGCGCGAGGTCGACTCGATCAATATGCGGCGCCGCAGCCGGATGGTGGAGCTGGCCCGCGAGCAGTGCGGCGGCGGCTTCCTCGGCCGCCGGGTGGCCGTCCTCGGCGCCGCCTTCAAGCCGAACTCGGACGACATCCGCGACTCGCCCGCGCTCAACGTGGCCGCGCAGATCCAGCTGCAGGGCGCGCAGGTCACGGTCTACGACCCCAAGGCAATGGACAACGCCCGCAAGATGTTCCCCAGCCTCTCCTATGCGGACACCCCGCTGGAGGCCGTCGAGGGCGCCCATGTGGTGCTGCACCTGACGGAGTGGCAGGAGTTCCGCGAGCTGGACCCGGCCGAGCTGGGCGCCCTGGTCGCCGAGCGCCGGCTGCTGGACGGACGCAACGTGCTGGACGCCGACGCCTGGCGCGCCGCGGGCTGGACGTACCGCGCGATGGGCCGTCCGAGCTAACTGCGCCGACGACGGAATGCCGCCCTTGGGGGCGTGGTTGAAGCTCGCATGACGAGCATGCCGCAATACCGGGACCAGGCGACCGCGCGCGAGATCCTGACCACGACCGGGGACACCTGGGCGGTGGTCGGCCTGTCCAGCAATGAGCGCCGCGCCGCGTACGGGGTCGCGCAGGTGCTGCAGCGCTTCGGCAAACGCGTGGTGCCCGTGCACCCGAAGGCGGAGACCGTGCTCGGCGAGCAGGGGTACGCCACGCTGGCCGACATCCCCTTCCCGGTCGACGTCGTGGACGTCTTCGTCCGCAGTGACCTGGCCGGGCAGGTGGCCGATGAGGCCGTGGCGGCCGGCGCCGCGGCGGTCTGGTTCCAGCTCGACGTGATCGACGAGGCGGCGTACCAGCGCACCACGGCGGCCGGTCTGACGATGGTGATGGACCGCTGCCCGGCGATCGAGATACCGCTGCTGCCGTAGCGCTGGGTCAGAGCGCTGGGTCAGAGCGCGTCCAGCTGCTCCCGGGTCGCGATGGAGGGGCGGCGGGTGAGCTGCAGCCCGCGTGCCACGTCCTCGGCGGCGCGCAGGACCCGGACGGCGTTCTGCCAGGTCAGCTTGGCGAGGTCGGCCTGGGACCAGCCGCGGCCGAGGAGCTCGGCGAGCAGATTGGGGTAGCCGGCGACGTCGCCGAGGTCGGCCGGGACGAAGGCGGTGCCGTCGAAGTCGCCGCCGATGCCCAGGTGGTCGATGCCGGCCACCTCGCGCATGTGGTCCAGGTGGTCGGCGACGGTGGCGGCGGTGGCGAGCGGGCGCGGGTGCTCGGCCTCAAAGGCGTGGTGCACCTTCATCGCCTCGGGGGTGTGCTCCAGCGCGTGCAGGCCGTGCGCCTCCATGTTGGCGTCGGCCAGCGCGGTCCACTCGACGGCGGCGGGCAGGATGAACTTGGGGACGAAGGTGGCCATCGCCAGACCACCGTTGCCGGGCAGCTGGGCGAGCACGTCGTCCGGGATGTTGCGCGGGTGCTCGCAGACCGCCAGCGACGAGGAGTGCGAGAAGATCACCGGCGCCTGGCTGACCCGCAGCGCATCGCGCATGGTGGAGGCGGCGACGTGCGAGAGGTCGACCAGCATGCCGACCCGGTTCATCTCCCGGACGACCTCCTCGCCGAACCGGGTGAGCCCGCCCGCGGCCGGCGCGTCGGTGGCCGAATCGGCCCACGGCACATTGTCGTTGTGCGTCAGCGTCATGTACCGCACGCCCAGCTGGTGCAGGGCGCGCAGGGTGGCCAGCGAGGAGTTGATGCTGTGCCCGCCCTCGGCGCCCATCAGCGAGGCGATCCGGCCGGCGGCCCGGGCCGCCTCCATGTCGTCGGCGGTCAGCGCCAGTTGGAGCCGGTCGGGGAACCGGTCGACCAGCGCGCGGACGAAGTCGATCTGCTCCAGGGTGGCGCTGACGGCCTGGTCGCCGGCGAAGTCCGAGCGCACATAGACCGACCAGAACTGCGCACCGACCCCGCCGGCGCGCAGCCGGTCGAGGTCGGTGCGCAGGCGATGGCTCTGATCGGCCGCCAGGTCGATGGCGTCCAGGTCGTAGCCGGCCTGCGAGCGCATCGCCCACGGGAGGTCGTTGTGGCCGTCCACCACCGGGTAGTCGGCGAGAAGGGCTCGGGCTTGGGCAAGCAGTTCAGGGGTCATGGCCCCCGATTCTGCTACTTGCCGAACCCGAAAGCGCTCGACCCGGCGACCTTGGCGCGCAGCTTCTTGCCCTTGTCGGTGGCCTGGGTGTTCAGCTCGGCCTGGAAGTCGACCATCCGCTCGGAGAGTTCGGGGTCGAAGGCGGCGAGCATCCGGACCGCCAGCAGGCCCGCGTTGCGCGCCCCCGCGATGGAGACGGTGGCCACCGGCACACCGGCCGGCATCTGAACGATCGACAGCAGGCTGTCCATGCCGTCCAGGTAGCGCAGCGGCACCGGGACGCCGATCACCGGGAGCGGGGTCACCGAGGCCATCATGCCCGGCAGGTGGGCCGCGCCGCCCGCGCCGGCGATGATCGCCTTGAGGCCGCGCTTGTGGGCGTTCTCGCCGTACGCGATCATCTCGCGCGGCATCCGGTGCGCGGACAGCACGTCGACCTCGTAGCCGATCTCGAACTCGTCCAGTGCCTGGGCGGCGGCCTCCATCACCGACCAGTCGGAGTCGGAGCCCATGACGATGCCGACAACGGGAGCAGAGGAGGTGTGCGCGCCAGCGCCCGCATAGGGGTGGTGGCCGGGCGACGGGTGGGCACTCATTCGGTGATGGTTCCTCTCAGGTAAGCGGCCGCGTGGCGGGCGCGCTCGCGCACGTCGTCGAGGTCGTCCCCGAAGACGGTGACGTGGCCGACCTTGCGGCCGGGCTTCACGTCCTTGCCGTACATGTGGATCCGCAGGCCGGGATCGCGGGCCATGCAGTGCAGGAAGGCGTGGTACATGTCGGGATAGTCGCCGCCGAGGACGTTGACCATCACCGTCCAGGGGGCGCGCGGGCGCGGGTCGCCGAGCGGGAGGTCGAGCACCGCGCGCAGGTGGTTCTCGAACTGCGAGGTGACCGCGCCGTCGATCGTCCAGTGCCCGGAGTTGTGCGGACGCATGGCGAGCTCGTTGACCAGGATCCGGCCGTCCCGGGTCTGGAACAGCTCGACGGCCAGGTGCCCGGTGATGTCCAGCTCGCCGGCGATCCGCAGCGCCAGCGCCTGGGCCTCCCCGGCGAGCGCGGGGTCGAGGTCGGGGGCGGGGGCGGTGACCTCGGCGCAGACGCCGTTCTCCTGGAGGCTCTCCACCACGGGGTAGGCGACGGCCTGGCCGCTGGGCGAGCGGACCACGTTGGCGGCGAGCTCGCGGACGTAGTCGACCTTCTCCTCGGCCAGCACCGGGACGCCCGCCAGGAACGGCGCCTGCGCCTGCTCCTCGTTGTCGACGACCCAGACGCCCTTGCCGTCGTAGCCGCCGCGGACGGTCTTCAGGACGACGGGGTAGCCCGTCCCCTCCTCCGCGAAGCGGGTCACGTCTGCCGGGTCGGCGACCAGGCGGTGGCGCGGGCAGGGCACGCCGATGGCGTCCAGGGTGGCCCGCATGACGCCCTTGTCCTGGGCGTTCACCAGCGCCGCCGGACCGGGCCGCACCGCGATGCCGTCGGCCTGCAGCGCGCGCAGGTGTTCGGTGGGGACATGCTCGTGGTCGAAGGTGACCACGTCGCAGTCGGCCGCGAAGCGGCGCAGGGTCTCCAGGTCCCGGTAGTCACCGAGCACGACGTCGGAGACGACCTGCGAGGCGGAGTCCTGCGGCGTGTCGGCGAGGAGCTTGAACCGCACTCCGAGCGGGATGCCGGCCTGGTGTGCCATGCGCGCCAGCTGTCCGCCGCCGACCATGCCCACCACTGGAAATTTTGCGCTGCCCGGGAAAGTCACGCTGCCAGGATATCCGGGCCGGTCGGGGCCGGTGCACCGGCGACCGGGGCGCCCGGCGCGGCCGCCCGCGGGCCCTGGTACGGGGGAAGCTCGCGGGAAGCCCTCAGGAAGTGCCGGTAGCCTGGATGGCCGGACCCCACCGGGCACTGTTCTGATCGTGCACCCGCGCCGAGGGGCTCGTGACGCGCGGGCTGGGTCCGCGCGAACACTGCATTCCTCTCGTTGAGCAGGCACAGGAGACTTCGACCGATGACCAGCACCGACGCTCACCAGAGTCCCTCCTTGCTGCAGCGGCTGCGCGGCGCCTCCGGCGAGGTCGCCAAGTTCGCGATAGTCGGTCTGGTCGGCATCTTCGTGAACTTCGGTGTCTCCAACGTCGCGATCCACGCGACGGGTTGGGCTCCGGTGCGGTGCTCGGTGATCGGCACGGTGGTCGCCATCGTGGTCAACTACCTCGGCTACCGCTACTGGGTCTACCGCGACAGTGACGCGGCCTCGCGGCGCCGCGAGATCACCCTCTTCCTGATCTTCAGCGCCATCGGCATGCTGATCGAGAACGGCACGCTCTGGTTCTCGACCTACACGCTGGGCCTGCACGGCACGATCGCCTACAACGTCTCCAAGGCGTTCGGCACCGGCCTCGGCACCCTGTTCCGCTTCTTCTCCTACCGCACCTGGGTCTTCAAGGCGCTTCCGGAGCTGGCCGAGCCCGAGGCGCAGGACATCAAGATCGTCAGCCAGGTCGAGCGCGTGCCGGCCGTCGAGGAGACCGCCCAGTACGCCAAGTAGTCCGTGGCTACCTGGTGGCGACCCGTCCCAGGAAGAGCGCGAAGACCGGCGGCTGAAGCGCCAGCAGCTCCAGCCGCCCGCCGTCCGCCTCGGCGAGGTCGCGGGCGACCGCGAGGCCGATGCCGGTGGAGTTGTGGCCGCTGACGGCCCGCTCGAAGACCCGGTTGCCGAGCTCGGCCGGCACGCCGGTGCCCTCGTCCTGCACCTCGATCACCACCGAGCTGCCCGAGGCCCGCACCCGCAGGGTGACCGTGCCGGCGCCGTGCATCAGGGTGTTCTCGATCAGCGTCGCGAGCACCTGGGAGACCGTCCCGGGGGTGCCGAGCGCGGTGATCCCGCTCAGGCCCTCGATCACCAGCCGCCGTCCGGTGCCGCGCAGGGACGGGCCCCACTCCTCGCGCTGCTGCTTGATCACCTCGTCCAGGTCGAAGCCGCCGGCGGTGGGGCCGTGCGTGTCGCGCTGGTTGGTGAGCAGCCGCTGCACGACGTCGGTGAGCCGCTCGACCTGCTGCAGCGCGATGGTGGCCTCCTCGCGGACGGTGTCCGGCTCCTGGGCCAGCGCGGTGATCTCCTCCAGCCGCATGGAGAGCGCGGTGAGCGGGGTGCGCAGCTGATGCGAGGCGTCGGCGGCCAGCCGGCGCTCGGCCGTGAGCATCCGGGCGATCCGCTCGGCGCTGGCGTCCAGCACCTCGGCGACCCGGTCCAGCTCGGGCACGCCGTAGCGGCGGTCGCGCGGGCGCGGGTCGCCGGAGCCCAGGCGTTCGGCGGTCTCGGCGAGGTCGGTCAGCGGCCGGGCCAGCCGCTTGGCCTGCCAGACGGCCAGCGCGACGGCCGCCTGCACGGCGAGCAGCGCCACCGCGCCGAGCAGCAGCAGCATGTTGCCGATCTCGTGCTCGACGTCGGTGCGGGACTGCTCGACGGTCACCGACTCGCCGCTCGCCCCGGACTCGGTGGCCGTCAGCGGGTGGCTGCCGGAGGGCTTCGTGCCGATCGTGATCAGCGGCATGCCGGGGATCTGGATCTCGGTGTACGAGCCCTCGGTGACCTGGCTGCCGATCCGCTCGCTGGTCACCGGCTCGCCGGCCGCCAGCCGGTTCTCGACCAGGCCGGCCACCCGCAGCGCGGTGGCGTCCACCCGGTCCTGGGCGGCGTTGACGATGGTCTGCTTCTCGACCAGGGCCAGCGGAACGCAGAACACCACCACGACCACCAGGACCACGCCCAGCAGCGAGTTGATCATCCTGCGTTTCACGAAGCGGCCCTGCGATCAGTTTCGGAATGTGTCCAGCTCAGCGTAGCCGCCTGTGACCGGCCGTCGAGGCCCTCAAGAAACGTACATGACTGGTACCGTTAACTCGTACCAGGTCAGTACGGCCTATTGATGTAGATGGAGAGCAGCCATGGCCATAAGCGCCAGTGACGCGAGGGCACGCCTCTTCCCTCTGATCCAGCAGGTGAACGACGACCACACTCCCGTGCGGATCACCTCGAAGGCCGGCGACGCGGTCCTCATGTCGGCCGACGACTACGACTCATGGCAGGAGACCATCTACCTTCTGCGGTCGCCCGCCAACGCCAGGCGGCTCATGGAAGCCGTCGCCAGGGACAAGGCATCCAGCCCGGCGGTCAGCAAGACCATGGAGGAGCTGGAAGCCCTGGCCGGTGAGGTATGAGGAGTGTCCACTTCGACCCGGACGGCTGGGAGGACTTCCTCTTCTGGCTCGGGTCGAACCGGAAGATGGCGCAGCGGATCACCCGCCTGATCGGCGAGATCCAACGTGACCCCTTCACCGGAATCGGCAAGCCAGAGCCCCTCAAGGGTGACCTGGCCGGCTACTGGTCCCGGCGGATCGACGACGAGCATCGACTGGTGTACCGGGCCGACGAGAAGGAGATCAAGATCCTCAAGGCCCGCTACCACTACTGACCTGGCTCTTCAGTTCTTCTCGAACTAGTTCTTCTCGAAGCGGAAGCCGACCCCGCGGACGGTGGCGATGTAGCGCGGGTTGGTGGCGTCGTCGCCGAGCTTCTTGCGCAGCCAGGAGATGTGCATGTCCAGCGTCTTGGTCGAGGTCCACCACGTGGTGTCCCAGACCTGGCGCATGATGTCCTCGCGGGTGACCACCCGGCCGGCATCCCGCACCAGGACCCGCAGCAGCTCGAACTCCTTGGCGGAGAGCGTCAGCTCCTCCTCGCCGACCCAGGCGCGGTGCGACTCGATGTCGATCCGCACGCCGTGCGCGCCGGTGGAGAGCGAGTCGACGTTGCCGCGCCGCAGCAGCGCCCGGACCCGGGCCAGCAGCTCGGCCAGCCGGAACGGCTTGGTCACGTAGTCGTCGGCGCCGGCGTCCAGGCCGACCACGGTGTCCACCTCGTCGGCGCGCGCGGTGAGCACCAGGACGGGGCAGCTCTTGCCGTCGGCGCGCAGCCGGCGGCAGACCTCGAGACCGTCCATCCGCGGCAGACCGAGGTCCAGGACGACCAGGTCGACCTCTTCTTCCAGGCCGGCTTCCAGGGCTGACGGGCCGTCCTCCCGGACGAGCACCTCATAGCCCTCGCGCCGCAGCGCACGGGCGAGTGGTTCCGAGATTGCGGGATCGTCCTCGGCGAGCAGCACACAGGTCATGGGGCGATGGTAGTCCGCCCGGGCACTGCTGATCGTCGCCCTGGATCAACCCGCGCCGCGCCGGGCCGGATGCGGTCGGCGGCGGGCCGGATCGCGTCGCCGCGGAGGTGCGGCGCACGGCCGGTTGGCGGTGTGAAGTAGTTCACAGCGGGTGACCACGGGAACCGGCGGCGGGATCGGGCAATCGCCCGGTTGAGCACCCGGCCGAGGCGGAGATCTCGCACTTGGACCATGGCTTCAAAGGATAAGATGGCAAACTGCCATCGATTGGCACGATCGCCGCGCGTAGAACTTTGCGACGCCGTTACCGTTTTGGTGTCTTTTATGCGCCGATGTCACTGAAAAACCGGACGTACAGTAGTCGCGTCCCCGTGTCGTGCGCTGCGGATGCTCCCTGCCCCCCAGAAGTCGTGCAGATGCCCCGCGGTGTTCGGACGCCCGCCTTCACCCCCCTTGGCGCGCGTCCCAGTCAGACTCAGGCAAGGAACCACTACTGATGGCGTCAACCACCACCCTGGACGCCGGCATCACGCCGGCTCCGCCTGGCGGCAAGACCTTCTTCGGGCACCCCCGAGGACTCGCCACGCTCTTCATGACCGAGACGTGGGAGCGCTTCAGCTTCTACGGCATGCGCGCCCTGCTGGTGATCTACATGGTCGCCGATCACAAGCACGGCGGTCTCGGGATGCCGGTCGCCACGGCGACCGCCGTCTACAGCGTCTACAACGCGATGGTGTACCTGCTCGCCCTGCCCGGCGGCTGGATCGCCGACCGGTTCCTCGGCGCCCGCAAGACGGTCGCCCTCGGCGGCGCGATCATCATGATCGGCCACTTCCTGCTGGCCGTGCCGGTCGAGGCCTCCTTCTTCGTGGGCCTGGTCTTCATCGCGGTCGGCTCCGGCCTGCTCAAGGCGAACATCTCGACGATGGTCGGCCACCTCTACGAGGGTCCCAACGACCCGCGTCGCGACGGCGGCTTCACCATCTTCTACATGGGCATCAACCTCGGTGCCTTCGCCGCCCCGCTGGTCATCGGCACCGTCGGACAGAGCGTCGACTGGCACCTCGGCTTCGCCCTCGCCGGTATCGGCATGGCGCTCGGCCTCAGCCAGTACCTGTTCGGCACCCGCCACCTCAGCCCGAAGAGCAGCGTGGTCAGCTCGCCGATCAGCGCGGCCGAGAAGAGCACCATTCTGCGCAAGGGCGCCTTCTGGCTGGCCCTGGCCGCGGTCTTCTACGGCGTCGTCGTGCTGAGCGGCACCTTCACCATCAACTGGGCGGTCTGGCCGCTGTCGATCGCCGGTATCGCGATTCCGATCGTGGTGTTCGCCCGGATCAAGCGCGACAAGGACCTGAGCGCGGACGACCACTCGAAGATCCGCGGCTACATCTGGTTCTTCGTGGTGGCGGCCGTCTTCTGGATGATCTACGACCAGTCCGGTTCGACGCTGAGCGTCTTCGCCGACAGCAGCACCAACCTGTCGATCCTGGGCTGGAAGTTCCCGTCCAGCTGGTTCCAGTCGCTGAACCCGCTGTACATCATGGCGCTGGCCCCGGTCTTCGCCTGGCTCTGGGTCTGGCTGGCCCGGCGCATGAAGAACCCCAGCACCACCATGAAGTTCGCCATCGGTCTGCTGATGATCGGCGCCTCCTTCCTGGTGATGATGCTGGCGATGGCCGCCGCCTCCGGTGGCGTCAAGGTCTCGCCGCTCTGGCTGGCGCTGGTCTACCTGGTGCAGACGGTCGGCGAGCTGACCCTCTCCCCGGTCGGCCTGTCGGTCACCACCAAGCTGGCCCCGGCGAAGTACGCCAGCCAGATGATGGGTATCTGGTTCCTCGCCGTCACGGCGGGCGACTGCGTCGCGGCGATCATCCAGCTGGGTCTGGGCAACGCCACCGGCAGCACCTGGTACTTCGCGATCCAGGGCGCCGCGGCGATCGTGGCCGGTGT
This genomic window contains:
- a CDS encoding acyl-CoA dehydrogenase family protein, whose translation is MASSSDFDLFRLSEEHDMLREAVRSLAEAKIAPFAADVDEHSRFPQEALDALQANDLHAVHVPEVYGGAGADALATVIVIEEIARVCASSSLIPAVNKLGSLPVQLSGSEELKQKYLGALARGEGMFSYCLSEPDAGSDAAGMKTRAVRDGDFWVLNGVKRWITNAGVSEFYTVMAVTDPEKRSKGISAFVVEKGDEGVSFGAPEKKLGIKGSPTREVYLDNVRIPADRMIGEEGTGFATAMKTLDHTRVTIAAQAIGIAQGALDYAAGYVKERKQFGKPIGEFQGIQFMLADMAMKLEAARQLTYAAAAKSQRTDADLTFFGAAAKCFASDVAMEVTTDAVQLLGGYGYTRDYPLERMMRDAKITQIYEGTNQVQRIVMARNLP
- a CDS encoding UDP-glucose/GDP-mannose dehydrogenase family protein, which translates into the protein MALRISVIGTGYLGATHAACLAELGFEVLGMDIDPEKLASLAAGHVPMYEPGLSELLLKHVVGHQGSTGRLRFTDSSQEVAEFADVHFICTNTPQKKGEFAADMSYVDLAVDSLAPHLTRPTLVVGKSTVPVGSASRLLERLQALAPAGEGVELAWNPEFLREGFAVGDTLHPDRIVVGVRDGGRAEELLRQVYATPMADGVPLVVTDFATAELVKAAANSFLATKISFINAMAEVCESAGADVNQLSKALSYDERIGGRFLQAGLGFGGGCLPKDIRAFMARAGELGADQALTFLREVDSINMRRRSRMVELAREQCGGGFLGRRVAVLGAAFKPNSDDIRDSPALNVAAQIQLQGAQVTVYDPKAMDNARKMFPSLSYADTPLEAVEGAHVVLHLTEWQEFRELDPAELGALVAERRLLDGRNVLDADAWRAAGWTYRAMGRPS
- a CDS encoding CoA-binding protein; this encodes MPQYRDQATAREILTTTGDTWAVVGLSSNERRAAYGVAQVLQRFGKRVVPVHPKAETVLGEQGYATLADIPFPVDVVDVFVRSDLAGQVADEAVAAGAAAVWFQLDVIDEAAYQRTTAAGLTMVMDRCPAIEIPLLP
- a CDS encoding dipeptidase; protein product: MTPELLAQARALLADYPVVDGHNDLPWAMRSQAGYDLDAIDLAADQSHRLRTDLDRLRAGGVGAQFWSVYVRSDFAGDQAVSATLEQIDFVRALVDRFPDRLQLALTADDMEAARAAGRIASLMGAEGGHSINSSLATLRALHQLGVRYMTLTHNDNVPWADSATDAPAAGGLTRFGEEVVREMNRVGMLVDLSHVAASTMRDALRVSQAPVIFSHSSSLAVCEHPRNIPDDVLAQLPGNGGLAMATFVPKFILPAAVEWTALADANMEAHGLHALEHTPEAMKVHHAFEAEHPRPLATAATVADHLDHMREVAGIDHLGIGGDFDGTAFVPADLGDVAGYPNLLAELLGRGWSQADLAKLTWQNAVRVLRAAEDVARGLQLTRRPSIATREQLDAL
- the purE gene encoding 5-(carboxyamino)imidazole ribonucleotide mutase, with amino-acid sequence MSAHPSPGHHPYAGAGAHTSSAPVVGIVMGSDSDWSVMEAAAQALDEFEIGYEVDVLSAHRMPREMIAYGENAHKRGLKAIIAGAGGAAHLPGMMASVTPLPVIGVPVPLRYLDGMDSLLSIVQMPAGVPVATVSIAGARNAGLLAVRMLAAFDPELSERMVDFQAELNTQATDKGKKLRAKVAGSSAFGFGK
- a CDS encoding 5-(carboxyamino)imidazole ribonucleotide synthase; amino-acid sequence: MTFPGSAKFPVVGMVGGGQLARMAHQAGIPLGVRFKLLADTPQDSASQVVSDVVLGDYRDLETLRRFAADCDVVTFDHEHVPTEHLRALQADGIAVRPGPAALVNAQDKGVMRATLDAIGVPCPRHRLVADPADVTRFAEEGTGYPVVLKTVRGGYDGKGVWVVDNEEQAQAPFLAGVPVLAEEKVDYVRELAANVVRSPSGQAVAYPVVESLQENGVCAEVTAPAPDLDPALAGEAQALALRIAGELDITGHLAVELFQTRDGRILVNELAMRPHNSGHWTIDGAVTSQFENHLRAVLDLPLGDPRPRAPWTVMVNVLGGDYPDMYHAFLHCMARDPGLRIHMYGKDVKPGRKVGHVTVFGDDLDDVRERARHAAAYLRGTITE
- a CDS encoding GtrA family protein; translation: MTSTDAHQSPSLLQRLRGASGEVAKFAIVGLVGIFVNFGVSNVAIHATGWAPVRCSVIGTVVAIVVNYLGYRYWVYRDSDAASRRREITLFLIFSAIGMLIENGTLWFSTYTLGLHGTIAYNVSKAFGTGLGTLFRFFSYRTWVFKALPELAEPEAQDIKIVSQVERVPAVEETAQYAK
- a CDS encoding ATP-binding protein → MKRRMINSLLGVVLVVVVVFCVPLALVEKQTIVNAAQDRVDATALRVAGLVENRLAAGEPVTSERIGSQVTEGSYTEIQIPGMPLITIGTKPSGSHPLTATESGASGESVTVEQSRTDVEHEIGNMLLLLGAVALLAVQAAVALAVWQAKRLARPLTDLAETAERLGSGDPRPRDRRYGVPELDRVAEVLDASAERIARMLTAERRLAADASHQLRTPLTALSMRLEEITALAQEPDTVREEATIALQQVERLTDVVQRLLTNQRDTHGPTAGGFDLDEVIKQQREEWGPSLRGTGRRLVIEGLSGITALGTPGTVSQVLATLIENTLMHGAGTVTLRVRASGSSVVIEVQDEGTGVPAELGNRVFERAVSGHNSTGIGLAVARDLAEADGGRLELLALQPPVFALFLGRVATR
- a CDS encoding type II toxin-antitoxin system Phd/YefM family antitoxin, with the protein product MAISASDARARLFPLIQQVNDDHTPVRITSKAGDAVLMSADDYDSWQETIYLLRSPANARRLMEAVARDKASSPAVSKTMEELEALAGEV
- a CDS encoding Txe/YoeB family addiction module toxin, coding for MRSVHFDPDGWEDFLFWLGSNRKMAQRITRLIGEIQRDPFTGIGKPEPLKGDLAGYWSRRIDDEHRLVYRADEKEIKILKARYHY
- a CDS encoding response regulator transcription factor; this translates as MTCVLLAEDDPAISEPLARALRREGYEVLVREDGPSALEAGLEEEVDLVVLDLGLPRMDGLEVCRRLRADGKSCPVLVLTARADEVDTVVGLDAGADDYVTKPFRLAELLARVRALLRRGNVDSLSTGAHGVRIDIESHRAWVGEEELTLSAKEFELLRVLVRDAGRVVTREDIMRQVWDTTWWTSTKTLDMHISWLRKKLGDDATNPRYIATVRGVGFRFEKN
- a CDS encoding oligopeptide:H+ symporter, encoding MASTTTLDAGITPAPPGGKTFFGHPRGLATLFMTETWERFSFYGMRALLVIYMVADHKHGGLGMPVATATAVYSVYNAMVYLLALPGGWIADRFLGARKTVALGGAIIMIGHFLLAVPVEASFFVGLVFIAVGSGLLKANISTMVGHLYEGPNDPRRDGGFTIFYMGINLGAFAAPLVIGTVGQSVDWHLGFALAGIGMALGLSQYLFGTRHLSPKSSVVSSPISAAEKSTILRKGAFWLALAAVFYGVVVLSGTFTINWAVWPLSIAGIAIPIVVFARIKRDKDLSADDHSKIRGYIWFFVVAAVFWMIYDQSGSTLSVFADSSTNLSILGWKFPSSWFQSLNPLYIMALAPVFAWLWVWLARRMKNPSTTMKFAIGLLMIGASFLVMMLAMAAASGGVKVSPLWLALVYLVQTVGELTLSPVGLSVTTKLAPAKYASQMMGIWFLAVTAGDCVAAIIQLGLGNATGSTWYFAIQGAAAIVAGVALVMYRKNVIKLMGNVH